The Phyllopteryx taeniolatus isolate TA_2022b chromosome 13, UOR_Ptae_1.2, whole genome shotgun sequence nucleotide sequence aGACCATATCTAATTAGCAAAACTTCTgtgcactgtgatgatgtagctaaagcactatataagtgcagtccatttaccatgtgcatttatatttaaatatttatactttTCCATACTTTCCATACCACGAGGCCCCTCGCCACGTACGGGAAAGTAGTCCTTCTGGTGCTCGGGAAGGAGGAGGGCGGTCCAGTCCAGGCCAGCCCTAAACTCCGGCGCAACGTTGAAGCTGTGCTCGTTGGCCAGGAGGTGCGGCTTAAGGGAGAGGTCACCGCCGAGGTACTGCAGCCAAAACTGGACCATGAGCGGACGGTTGAGGATGACCATGTCCCGGTTCTGCTGATAGGACGGCGTGTTGAAGTCCAAAGCCTGAAGCGCCGGGTAGATCAAAGCTTGGACGCTGAACTTCACCCTCACGCTGTCGTCCATGGCAAtctgggaaaacaacaacaacaaaaagacagccatcaaatgaagaagaaaaaaaaaataatatgcattttttttcccaaagtaTTGAAAATCACTTCCATTAAATATTAGTTAGATCTATTGTAAGTTTGttcccaaaattaaaaaaaatattttttgtcaaattctaagatttcaacaaaataaaagatacatttaaatacttaaatgtattttctcccaaattaaacaaatatatatctctcaaatatttcaagaaattccaaaaatattttccccaatatttaaaaaacaaatcccacCTTAGTCAAATATTGAGAAGATTtcaataacaaagaaaaacaaaaaaattataaaagttATGTCTGtttttcaatataaaaaaagtctaTCCATCAAATTTTAGaggatttaaataaataaaaagttccctgaattggaaaaaaaataaaaataaattcaatacttcaaaagaattaaaaaaaaagaaaaatggaaataatttgAGTGTTAtctttaaacataaaaaattaGGACTATTTCAATGAAATTATAAAcaatatgtattgtatttacttcctctcattaaaaaaaaaaacttcatcccCATCTGATCTTGAGGCCTAaaatttttccccaaaaagacaaaacttataaaaaaaaacaagtatcttTTGATTTGTCAGAATTCCATCGCTATCAAATATTAGACAGATTTcattaaaaattaagatttttttctaaatgttccataaattaataaaaaatttaattgtagtcaaatatttaacaaatcgaactatttttaaagaatgtaaTTTTTGTAACACCGAAATTTCAACGGCGTTTGAATTTCGCAGCCTCGACGGACGTCGTCATTATCGGTCCACCAACCTCCTGCGCGAGCGCCGCCGCCAGGTTGCCCCCCGCGCTGTCCCCCGAGATGGCCACGCGCTCGGGGTCCACGCCGTACTCGGCCAGCACCCCCGGGGACAGGAAGCGCTTGGCGGCCGTGAGGCATTCCAGGTACGGCGTCGGGAAGCGGGTCTCGGGATACAGACGATAACTTTgcggggcggggtgggggggggagaagatgTGAATGCGGGAAGAAAAACGGAGGCGAGACTTTTGTGGAAGTTTCAAATGCTTACTCGACAGAAACCACGACCATGTTGAGCTCTTTGGACATTTTGCAGCTGCCTCGATCGTACGCGCCGTCCTCTGTGGAACAACCCACAACCGCCATTTTTCAATGAatgccacaaacaaacaaacaaacgcgcacacacacagtaaaaaGGCTGACTAACTGGCACTGCCGTAGGCCCAGCCTCCTCCGTGGATGTACAGCAGACCTCTCCTTAGGCGGTCCTCGCTGGCCGTCAGAGGCTGGTAAACACGCACGGGGACGCCGTCGAAAGCCACGTCGCTGACCGTCAAGAACCCCGCGCCGGGCTCGGCCGTCGACTTCTTCACGGTGGCCTCCGGCACCTTGGAAGACCTTCGCGTGGCCTTGACGTGGCGCCCCAAGCCCAGCCGTTCCATCACGCGCACCTGGGTtgggggggacacacacacacactttactcaTCATCTCGCCGGCTCGTGTATGCGTGACGGCGGGCTGGTTCTTGCCGGTGAGCGTGTGTGGTGTGGCGATCCCTGAACTATTGTACTGTTGTCTTTCACCTGCAAGTGGCGTAATGAGGAGCAAAGGTGAGCATGCTGACACGACAATAGTGTGAACATTACTGACGCAAGCCGTATAGGCTTAGTCATGGTTACACAGCAAACTGCTGTTTTCTTCACTTTAGATTCAGTGATTTTGTGGTCCGGGTTAAAAACCTGAAAAACCAATCACACATCTCATAAGTTTCTTCAATTGGGTGTAAAAGTGGTGATTAAAGTGCAAGTTTGCTCAGACTGGGCGTGTGCGCTAACTGTTTAGCCACCATTGTTACATCAGCAAACATGGAACatgtcccaaaaaatatttggttcAACTGATTGTCATTGTTGACAGACAATATtagaaattaatattttaaatacaaataatattcaCATGCATTACAATTACAGggagtcctcggtttacgatgaGCTCGTCATCATTATTGGAAGCGGTGGCGGTTCTCGCTTGAATGGAACCCTGTGTGAGGACATTTGGCTCGCTTTGTGGACCGCCCGCGTTGACCAAAATTAGCAGAAGTTCTCAAACTAGACTCCAGTAATTTTAGAGGACATTCTAATGACGCCATTCAGACACTTGTTGTCTTTCTGTGAAAGACGACCTGTTttcttgagaggatctgcagctGTTTGTGTAAATGATAAAAAGCAGGGGCGAGAGGACACAGCCCTGGGGGGTGCCCGTGTTTGAGAATAGGACAGAGGACGTGCCCATTCATGCTAGCCTTTAATTACAATATGCaatgtgccaagttatcaaaatgtgtgctgtgtgtaatacagtaaaaattcatttttgacttttgtacttaagtacatttcagagtctgtagtTAATTAACATTTACTTCAGTCAATGAGTTGAATTCATACCTCTAGCTTTACCAGTTTTCTTGACACAAGTATATATACTTCTAAAGCACAGTGTGACTACGAACCTACAAGTATTTGTCATAGAAATATTTATTGCAATTACAACTTCAGTGTAAGTTAATTTGAACCCCCCCCGCCCAGCCCCCCTCGCTCATTTACCAGGCGTATGGCAGTCTTGAGGAGAGCGTCCAGTAGCAAAAGCTTCCACTGCTGTCCAATGGCGCAGGGCAGCGGTGTGCACGCGCAGTAGCGCAGCACCACGGCCACGGAGACGGCGATAGCCGCCCACAGCAGCCACATCTCGGATCAGCCTCTCGGTGTTGTGCCGGTGCTCCTGTGGCAGTGGATCTGGACCAGGACCAGCTGAGCAAGGGAAGCAAGTTGACAGTCGTCATTGTGGGCGAAAGGGAGGCGTGGCCAAACCAGTTCAAACACTTCCACGGTTGCCTGATTAATTATTACAAAGTATtaaacttggggggggggggaacaaaaaaaaaacaccacagtcAAATGTaagaataaaacaacaacaacaaaaataatagtaaGGCCTCATAGTAAATATAACGTTCATCTCGCTTTTGGCTTGTTTGACGAGCTTCATTTGACTTCTCCACCAAAGTGCTTAGATTTGAAAAGGAACGAGGCGAGGAAACATCCGGGGACTTTTTCATCGAGTCGTCCTACACTCTTGTCGCCACATGAGGGCGAACTAGAGCTATGCAATGCAGGCCTCAATAAAACTCCAAAAGACAGATATAtataaagtttgaaaaataaaatatttttaaatatatattacttcatatttttattgcaagtttataaattaattttttttttgctgtttaatGGCAACTTCagttatgtaaaatgtattactttttattgttattttattgtttgatgtattttttcatgCACCTTTGGAAaaactttataaaaatataatgttctatttttttaatcatatttaCAGTCGCAAAACACTTAGTTAGGTACTCTTGCACCATCTTATCAGAGAATGTTATCAAATAATATAAATGGACAAAGACTATAATAATGATTAGTAAACGATGTGTAATACTGTGGCTGTAGTTAAATTGTACTGCATTAACGTGAgagctgtttttaatattttgaccctCTTGGGTAGCAAAAaatgggtttttgttttttttgttcacaacGTAAATCTTTTGCCTTCACGTCTGGtccactttgttgtttttacaacgATGCCAACAATAATCAGGGATAATAAAATGGGTGCCGCGCTTCCGCTcgcttcaagctgtttcttCTTCCCACGGGTTGACTCCGGTTCTCCATCCCTGGCGGTTTCCCTTGTGAGAACATAAACAGCGGCGACGAGGACCTGACCCTTGCCACGGACGGATTTTCCAAAACAAGCTACAGCGAGACCGCCCGACCGACCGTGTCAGATTAACCTTTGGGCCTCCTGAAGGAGCTGCACTTGAAAAGTTACATACTGAAGCCTGTAATAAAGTCTGCTAAAAAAGGAATCCAATGACTTTGTCTTTTGGGCGCGTGGCGATGTCAAACAAACTCCATTCTGGATGTCGAGTGTATATAGTGACCTCTCTTTGGCCTACATAATCCGCAGAAGTACTTCAACTCTTAAACATCCAGCATACTCACTGCTGCTGTTTGTATTTTGATCAAAATTTCCTGAAGAACACGATGATATATATGAAGACGCTAGGCCATAAaggaaacaacattttaacaagTTCAGCTTCAAATAATCATGTCATCGATCCTGGTTATGCTCGTTAGCGTAGtatacacaggaagtcggcTGTCCTGTTTTcggggtttggtcacgtgacgttccgcattTAGCGGCTTGTCTAGTAGGAGTTCGTCAAAACGAACAAGCCGTGGACTTCCCCTCCGAAATGGgtgattcaaaccaaaatgccaGACTTCCGGCTCAATTGTGAGTATggctccttgagactttttcatgtgtcCTGTTCCGATACACAATTTCGAGTCCATTGGTAAAACGACAAtaagagtttgtttttttcccccttacttTCCAGGGTGTGCTTCTTTGgtctcatttaaaaacaaaaaaacctgttgTACAATTACAAGCGAAAAAGACTTTGGCCTGTCCCAGCATGACGCGCAATGTTTGTGCGGCCATCTTTGATACCCTAAGCGAGGGTACGCGCTGCTCCCATGATCCTTTTCCCAAAGTTGGAGGCGGATGCCAAATATCTGTCCAAAGAGGAAAGTCAGCGGAATGCTAAGAGTGTAAACGTGAATGTGATatatgtgcgtgtgcgtgctgaGCATTAAAAATGGCGTCTCCCTGCAGTCTGTGGTATGGAAGGTGGGCCTCTCTGGTGTCGTTGACTAGAATTAGACTTAATGGCCATTTAACGCGACTAAACGCAGCAGGCATGCGCCCGCGTTTCGAATTTCATGCCGATGCACCGTTGTTAatgaccctgtaaagtgaattaagaGACTTGTTTCTAACTACATAATGTATGTTGGACAATAGTTGCTGAAACAACATTGGCAAAGGCTGAGAACAATGTagcactgaattgttgagataagcattaaactctttttcaccatttcagttgtccagATTTTTGGGGCAAGACTAAAACAAAGCCCAGGTACACACTTGAGCTTCTGGCATGAGTGAGCCCTCCCCCCCCActatatacagttgaaaccagatgtttacatacactttaTATACGCTTGTCTATTTCCAATTTTGGTCAATTCTAACCGACCTAAAACGGGAAAAGTTCAGACTGATTTCATGTCAAGAGTCTTTTTaagaaatgtatgtaaacatctggtttcaactgtacataATGCTGTGACCATTAAAAATGGAGTTTATGCAGTTGTAAAGATGCATTGTTGAACACTATGTAGTTTTGAatgatgaactttttttttttcaacgcaACTTCTGAAGGTGAGCTAACAGTTGTCGTTCTTCAAACAACGCGTTACATCTGAACGAATCCAACAACAGCAGCCTTGTGTTTCCCGTCGGAAAGACGGCAGGCGCTCAAAACATAACTGAATCGCATGCTACTGTCATCAGCATCAAAACTGGATTTTAATCTTATGAAATCCAATTTTCTTTGAATGGGGCTTTGAAGGGGAGTATTATGCGACATAGACTCTGTTGTGTATTATCCCATTAGGAAACTGGTAAACAATGTAATTCAATTGAGTGAATTGAATGAAACGGGCgtaagaaataaaacaatttgtgtAATTCTTGAAAGGGTcgtatgctggaacagttttactgtgtcacagtggagtttttaagcttccgctgtggtattataattgaagtttattgagaatcagacttgattagtcgaacaaaacaaagtttctagaagggcgagagaaacaaagacaaaagacaaagcactaattgtaaacaggatgagagaagtaaatcattacattatccacaacaatgaaacattaaatatgagtgttgcattgggctgtagtgctacaccctgtgagggaaggacaggacaagatagaacaggacgaggacaggacaaggacaaggacaggagaagaaacatgcaggacaagggtcgtgaacccggctgtacaactgaagtgtggtggcattaattatgtaaattataaaagtctacaggacgagagtataggTGAGGGGATActcaagcgatttgcatattcatgagttatttgtcgcagtaagtgtgtgaccccacacccagtgaaagagtcctaggggcgTGCGTGtggcctgcggacacatgcaagtgtcTTGCAAttgctgaggaccccacccgatcaatcgaggggcgggatcaggcccaggggtccacccgagagcagcccggcggacggaacacgtcccacaccgagggacccagggcggtccgccggccccatcGAGGCGCTCCGACAACCGGCCATCcagcgggggccgcagggacccaatgccacccccccagcaAATAGCCCACAttcccgccagcacccactaccggCCCCTGAGTGTGGGAGGTGGTTAACCCAGCCTCAAAGCGTCGTACGGACGTTTGAAGACTTTATACCGCTAACGCAAATGCTCACCTCACAAAGTTGGGGAAAAAGCCATCCGTCCGGGCCGGGAGGGCTCAGAGGTCAGCAGTCGCACGGGGCCTGATGAGCACAACTGCGTGCCTCAGCCCTGACCTTTAACCCGGCGATGCACAGGAGGAGTGGGGGGGACATTTAGAGCTGTAAAAGTCATCACAAGGGAAGAGTTGGAGGTGCGCAACATACAACCTCCACAGCCACCCACCACCAACTCCATTCCAGTGAGCCTTTTCGCTCTTCCAAATGGGATTCGGATGCTCGATCaacctccccccacccccgcgcTTGGCGAAGCTATTAAACTGGACGTGGGCCACCTGCCTCCCCGCTCGGCCTCAGCTGCTGCACGGACGCCGCGACACGATGCAGCTGTTGCGGCAACAACGCGACTGTAAGCGGACATATGGCGCGTTACCTCCAGGATGCGCTCACAATGTTGTTTGGCATTTATCAGCACTGTAGATGGCGGTTTGGGGTTTCTTTGAGGAAATTTGTCGCTGGCGTGGGGGACAATGTagtagggtgggggggggggtcaaggaAAGAGGTTTGACACTAAAATGCATCTGCACACCAATCTTGTCATCGTAAAAATGTCGACGTGAGAGCATCCACAAGTAACCGATGCCTCAGaactcacaaaaaacaaaaagttgaagATGCAATGACTGATGACACCTTGAAGGACGAGACGTTCTATAACAGAAAATGATCCTAAGCTTACCTTAACCTACTCACCCaatagtatgtgtgtgtatgccatGCAGCTTGCCCTCTGCGCTAAACGCGATGTCGTATCCGTGGCATGCGAAGCTTTCAGTGGTGTCCTCAAGGCGGGCTCATGTTTGCTTTGTGTGGCCGAGAGGTGCCGAGTGACGCTCTCTGTTGCattttgtcagtgtgtgtgtcagcGCCCTTCATCTCAGCTCATTTTTCTCATCGCGCTGATCCCTCTGGCACTTCTACGTCCATCTGCCACCATTGTCGAATGACCTGAgcccttatatatatatatatatatatatatatatatatatatatatatatataaggtcGACCTTTTGCAGCGTTAATCGCACTCTAGCTTCCAAACACATTAATTTTGTGCTAATAGATTTTTCTGAAGACATTACCATGACATTTTAGTCCAAATGATGTCGCTAAGGGACTCTGAGCATAGGGTCTGATTtaccaagacaaaaaaaaaaaaactaaaaacatctAATATAAAACAGTCAAGTTCTTAAGATTacccaaatgacaaaaaaaaaaaatggctcaaACCAATACAACAGTATTTGCCTTTTGCTTCCTAAATATGCTAGTCCAAATTAGCGCAATAACACAATATTAGCATAGCAACGGATTTATTTGATACAAAACACCTGCTATAAAACGCCGTTTTGGGATTACCcaggttacaaaaaagaagcTAAATTCAATCAGACTAAATATTTGCCTTTTACTGAGTAAACATGCTCATCTAAATTAGCTCATCAATACAATACAAGCACAGCAAACCCATTTAATACAAAACATCTGATATCAAACAAAGTTTTTGGGATGACTAAAattcccaaaaaatgtaaaatataaccTCCTTTTTGGTACCTTTGATTAGCCAAGGAAACAGGTCATTTGCTAAATATGCTAAGCTAACTCTGATGAGCTTGCTAAAACAGTACAAGCATATGATCTTACCGATTTAGCGCAAGAAAAATGATTTAAGTCATTTGGATaagccaaagtaaaaaaaaaaaaaaaagaagtttaaaaATGACCCTTTGCCATTTGCTAAATATAagctaatcagaatcatcttgctAACACATTACTGTAAAGCAAATTGTTTGATTAATTAAATGCCAAACTACTAATCGAAAAGATGAATGTATTGTGGCGTTCACAAGGC carries:
- the LOC133487943 gene encoding neutral cholesterol ester hydrolase 1-like isoform X3; the encoded protein is MWLLWAAIAVSVAVVLRYCACTPLPCAIGQQWKLLLLDALLKTAIRLVRVMERLGLGRHVKATRRSSKVPEATVKKSTAEPGAGFLTVSDVAFDGVPVRVYQPLTASEDRLRRGLLYIHGGGWAYGSAKDGAYDRGSCKMSKELNMVVVSVDYRLYPETRFPTPYLECLTAAKRFLSPGVLAEYGVDPERVAISGDSAGGNLAAALAQEIAMDDSVRVKFSVQALIYPALQALDFNTPSYQQNRDMVILNRPLMVQFWLQYLGGDLSLKPHLLANEHSFNVAPEFRAGLDWTALLLPEHQKDYFPVRGEGPRGMERILDEVPGLLDVRAAPLLAGREVLAKCPRAYVMTCEYDVLRDDGLMYARRLRDAGVEVTAEHHRDGFHGCFTLTAWPFEFDVGVRAFADYVRWLRDNL
- the LOC133487943 gene encoding neutral cholesterol ester hydrolase 1-like isoform X1, which gives rise to MWLLWAAIAVSVAVVLRYCACTPLPCAIGQQWKLLLLDALLKTAIRLVKDNSTIVQGSPHHTRSPVRVMERLGLGRHVKATRRSSKVPEATVKKSTAEPGAGFLTVSDVAFDGVPVRVYQPLTASEDRLRRGLLYIHGGGWAYGSAKDGAYDRGSCKMSKELNMVVVSVDYRLYPETRFPTPYLECLTAAKRFLSPGVLAEYGVDPERVAISGDSAGGNLAAALAQEIAMDDSVRVKFSVQALIYPALQALDFNTPSYQQNRDMVILNRPLMVQFWLQYLGGDLSLKPHLLANEHSFNVAPEFRAGLDWTALLLPEHQKDYFPVRGEGPRGMERILDEVPGLLDVRAAPLLAGREVLAKCPRAYVMTCEYDVLRDDGLMYARRLRDAGVEVTAEHHRDGFHGCFTLTAWPFEFDVGVRAFADYVRWLRDNL
- the LOC133487943 gene encoding neutral cholesterol ester hydrolase 1-like isoform X2 — translated: MWLLWAAIAVSVAVVLRYCACTPLPCAIGQQWKLLLLDALLKTAIRLVKDNSTIVQGSPHHTRSPVRVMERLGLGRHVKATRRSSKVPEATVKKSTAEPGAGFLTVSDVAFDGVPVRVYQPLTASEDRLRRGLLYIHGGGWAYGSAKDGAYDRGSCKMSKELNMVVVSVDYRLYPETRFPTPYLECLTAAKRFLSPGVLAEYGVDPERVAISGDSAGGNLAAALAQEIAMDDSVRVKFSVQALIYPALQALDFNTPSYQQNRDMVILNRPLMVQFWLQYLGGDLSLKPHLLANEHSFNVAPEFRAGLDWTALLLPEHQKDYFPVRGEGPRGILDEVPGLLDVRAAPLLAGREVLAKCPRAYVMTCEYDVLRDDGLMYARRLRDAGVEVTAEHHRDGFHGCFTLTAWPFEFDVGVRAFADYVRWLRDNL
- the LOC133487943 gene encoding neutral cholesterol ester hydrolase 1-like isoform X4; its protein translation is MWLLWAAIAVSVAVVLRYCACTPLPCAIGQQWKLLLLDALLKTAIRLVKDNSTIVQGSPHHTRSPVRVMERLGLGRHVKATRRSSKVPEATVKKSTAEPGAGFLTVSDVAFDGVPVRVYQPLTASEDRLRRGLLYIHGGGWAYGSAKDGAYDRGSCKMSKELNMVVVSVDYRLYPETRFPTPYLECLTAAKRFLSPGVLAEYGVDPERVAISGDSAGGNLAAALAQEIAMDDSVRVKFSVQALIYPALQALDFNTPSYQQNRDMVILNRPLMVQFWLQYLGGDLSLKPHLLANEHSFNVAPEFRAGLDWTALLLPEHQKDYFPESWMRFRVCWTCVRRPSWRDARFWPSARGPT